DNA sequence from the Candidatus Omnitrophota bacterium genome:
ACCCAAGAAGAGAAGAAACCTCCTGCTGGCAATCATTTTGGGCCTTTTCGGGGCCGTGGGTTTGGCCTTTTTCCTGGAATATCTGGACCACTCCGTCAAGAACATCGAGGATATCCGCCACCTGATCGAATGGCCTTTCCTGGGCTATATCCCGGTGATCCGGCGGAGCAAGGAGAATCTGGATGTCTGGATACGCCTGGAACCCGTGAGCCCGGCTGCCGAGGCCTACCGCACCATCCGCACCAACCTGTTGTTTTCCTCCACTCAGGAGAGGCCCGTCAAAAGCCTGCTCCTGACCAGTCCGGGCCAGCAGGAAGGCAAGAGTGTGACCGTCAGCAATCTGGCCATTGCCATGGCGCAGACCGGACGAAGGGTGCTCCTGGTGGACGCGGACATGCGCAGGCCGCGCCAGCATAAGATCTACCAGACCGCCAACAAAAGGGGACTCAGCTCCTTTTTGGCGGCGCAAACCCCCTTTGAGGAAACCCTGCATCCCACGGCTGTTGAAAACCTGTGCCTGGTGCCGTGCGGCCCCTGCCCTCCCAACCCGTCGGAGCTCCTGGCCGGGAAAAAGATGGATGAATTTATGGTCTGCGCGGAATCCCGCTTTGATTTCATTCTCTTTGATACGCCCCCGGTCATGGTCGTGACCGACGCGTTGCTCCTGTCCAAAAAGGTGGACGGCACGGTCCTGGTGCTGGAGAGCGGCAAGACCTCCCGCAAGGTGATCCCTTTGCTGCGGCAGAGCCTGGAAAACGCCCAAGCCCGGGTTGTGGGACTGCTCATGAACAAGGTCAAAGCCCAAGACGACAACTACGGTGGATACTACTATGCCCGCGCGCGCTACTACGGTGCCGTTACCCAATAGCCTGCCCGTCATTGCGAGCGCAGCACCCGTCATTGCGAGGGAGCGCAGCGACCGAAGCAATCTTTTTCTCACCCCCACCAAGCAAAACTTTCTCTGGATGATGCTCGGTAACGGCGTCTATGCCCTGTGCCAATGGGGCATGCTCGTTGCCCTGGCCAAATTAGGCAGCCCGCAAGTGGTGGGGCAGTTTGCCCTGGCCCTGGCCATTACCGCGCCCGTGGTCATGGTCACCAACATGCAACTGCGCGCCGTGCAAGCCACCGACGCCAAAAAAGAATACCGCCTGTCCGATTATGTGTCTGTGCGCGCGGTGTCCGCGCTTTTGGCCATGGGCCTGACAGGGGCCATTGTGTCTTTGGGGCGTTTTGAGCGCGCTGCGTTGCTGGCTGTCCTCATGATGGCCCTGGCCAAAGCCGTGGAATCGCTGAGCGACGTGTTCTACGGCTTCTTTCAGCAGAACGAACACATGGTCTACATTGCCGTGTCCCGCATCCTCAAGGGAGCGCTCTCCATCGCTGTGCTGGCCGGGGTGTTCCATATGTCCGGCAATCTGGCGCTGGCCTTGGCGGGCTTGGCCGGGGCATGGCTGCTCGTGTTTGTGTTCTACGACTGCCGCGTGGGACGCAGGCTCGCGGCCGTGTATGAACCCGCGGGCCAAACCGCTTTGCTGCGTTCGGCTGCGCACTCCGCGCAAAAGCGCCGCAGCTCGCTGTGGAGCATTGTGGTGCTGGCCTTTCCGCTGGGGATTGTGATGGGGATTCTTTCCCTGAACACCAACGTGCCGCGCTACGCCATCGAAACACTCCTGGGCAGCCGGGAGCTGGGCTTGTTTGCGGCGCTGGCCTACACCACAGTGGCAGTCAATATGTTTATCCAGGCCCTGGGCCAGGCCGTGACCCCCAAACTGGCGCAGTTCTTTGCCGCAGGCAACCTCAAAGCCTTTAAGCGGCTGCTCTTTAAAGTAATCTTCCTGAACGCCGCAATCGGCCTGTTGGGGGTGGGGGTGATCCGGATGGCCGGGGAGCAGATCCTCACCCTGCTTTACACCCGGGAATACGCCGCTTATGCCAATCTGTTCATGTGGCTCATGGCCGCAGCCGCGCTTTTGGGTGTGGCCTCGGCCCTGGGTTATGCCATGACCGCGGCCCGGCAGTTCAAGCCCCAAGTGCCGCTTTTTGCGGGTGTGCTTCTTTGCACGGCGCTCTTTTCGTTCTGGCTGATTCCACAATACAAACTCTACGGCGCGGTAATGGCCCTGATGGGCTCGGCCCTGATTCAAATAACCGGCTCAGCCCTCGTCATTGCGAGGAGCGAAGCGACGAAGCAATCTGACGCCAAGCGTCATCACGAGCCGACTGTCAGGGAGGCGTGGTGATCTATGTCCACTAACCCCATCCGCATCCTCCACATCGTCGGCGGCATGAACACCGGCGGTGTCGAAACCTGGCTCATGCACGTGTTGCGTCACATCGACCGCACCCGTTTTCAATTGGACTTCATGGTGCACACCGAAGAACCCTGCTTTTATGATGAAGAAATCCGTTCGCTCGGTTCGCGCATTCTCCCGTGCATGCATCCCAAGCGCCCGCTGCAATACGCCGCAAACTTTCGCCGCATCCTCAAAGAACACGGCCCCTATGATGGGGTGCACAGCCATGTGCATCACTTCAGCGGCTTTACCCTATTGCTGGCCCGGCTTTTTGGGGTGCGGCAGCGGATTGCGCACAGCCATAACGATATATCCGTGAAGGAATCTGGAGCTGGCCCGTTGAGACGGTTCTATTTGGCGACTACTGAGTGGTTGATTGAGCGGAGCGCAACCGTGGGCCTGGCCTGCAGCGAACTGGCTGCTGCCAGTTTGTTTGGACTTAAGTGGAAGAACGACCCACGTTGGAAGGTGCTGTATTGCGGCATCGACTTGGAACCCTTCAAGGCCCCTGTGGATCGGGCTGAGGTGCGCACTGAACTGGGATTGCCCCTGGACGCCTTTGTTTTGGGCCATGTAGGTGGGTTTAGAGAAGCAAAAAATCATGAGTTCTTGCTGGATATCTTTGCCCAAGTGGCAAAGCGGGAATCCAAGGCCTGGCTATTGTTGGTGGGGGAGGGGAGTTTACGCAAAAAGATTGAGCAGAAAGCCCAGCGTCTTGGCCTTGAGGACAAAGTCATCTTTGCCGGAGTCCGGGCGGATATTCCGCGCCTGATGAAAGGCGCAATGGATGTGTTTGTGTTCCCTTCGCGCTGGGAGGGGCTGGGGTTGGTGTTGGTGGAAGCCCAAGCCGCGGGGTTGAGGTGTGCTATTTCGGATGTAATACCTGCGGAAGTGGTGATAATTCCTCAGCTTGTATGTAGGCTTTCTCTGTCAGGACTGGAAAATTGGGCACAGCAGGTGACCAATGGGGAATGGTTATCGGAACAAGTGAGTAAATCGCAGTTATTGGTGGAAAATTCCAAATTTAATATAAGAGTCAGTCTAGACGGACTCTGTGCTGCCTATCCGTAAGGGCAGGTGTACCCAAGGGCCTAGAATGCTGCTACCCATGCTTAATTGGGCGACCTTCTTGTGGTTGTTGGTCCTGGCCATCTTTGCGGGTCAGCAGATTATCAAGGGCAGAAGGCACTCTGTCTATTTTGTGCTTCCGGTATTTTTTATGTTCTGTGGACTCCCCCTCTTTCTGGATGAAATATTTGGGAGACCCGGCTATCTTAACAAACCGGGCTTCGCGCTAGCATCCGCAGATGAAACCACGGGTATTATCTACTGCCTGTACATGGCCTTGGTGCCGGTTATCCTCCTCTGCTTTGGTAAACCTAAGTTGAAAATGAGTGGTGCTACCACTAACAGTGGTTATGCACCGCGGGGTAACCGCAGTGCAAAGCAAAAGAAAACCAGAACTTGGATTATTTGCTGGATGGTCCTCCTAAGTCCGATTGTACTAGTTTGCCTCTCTCCACTGCCTGCTGAATATCTGACATTCAGTGATACATTACGCTTCTCAGACTCCTATGATGAATTTCATACTTACGTGACTCTCGCATCCAATTTGGCTGCATTGGCAGGGGCTTATCTCATCGCGGTGAGCACACCCAGAGTCCCTGGGCGGTGGCCTAGGCTTGGAACTCTTGCTGCTGTGACGGTTTTCATGCTTCTGGCGGTTTGGATCCATGGGAAAAGGAATATTGTAGTTATTATGGCTGTTCTTGCACTCATGGCTCTTCATCACCGCGGGTTGTTGAAGGGTGTCAGGGCAGCTGTCTTGATAGTGGCTAGTCTTATCGTTGTGTTTGGCTATTCATTTTTCTTCCAAGTGCATACTGAACGAGTGAGTACGACATGGTATGAGAATGTACGGATGGACTTTGGCCGAGATGACGCAATCAAGATGACTCTGTTTGCGGAACTAAATCCAGAGGTGATGCGAATTTTAGAGTACAGAGGACAGAGTCTCGTATTTCTTGTTGTGTCGTATGTTCCGCGTAAGCTTTGGCCCGAAAAGCCTTTGCCCTACGCGCAGTATTTCACGTCAGCATTGTTTCTTTCAAGTCCCCGCATGTGGGGTTGGGGGATGACGACGAGTTGGCTGGAAGAGGCTATTGCAAATTTCAGTTGGTTGGGGATGTTACTCGGCCCCTTGTGTATCGCATTAGTCTGCCGTGCAGGTGATGCTTCGGGAAGTGTCTTGGGGCGGATATTGACACCCCTGGTCGCATGTCTATTGATGCTTGTACATGCAATTGCATTCTTTCCGCTGCTCTTGCTATGGTTCTATGTCTCGGTAACAGACTCGTTCAGGAATCATAAGGTAGACAACCTTCGGAGACAAAACGCAGCTTATGAAAGCACTCTTTGTCCATAGCACGCGTTTTGTGCGCACACCGGACGGCAAGGTGTTTACTGGTGGCTCTTTGTCATACGAGCATTTGAAAAGATATTTGAAATATTTCGACGCACTCACTGTCATCGGTAGACTATCCGAATGTTCAACACCCCCGGAAAACTGGAGTCTGTCTTCCGGCCCGGGGGTGAACTTTGCGGGCACACCGGATGATCACGGGAAACCCCTTATGCAATTGCAAACCGGAGCCTCCCGCAAGCTTATTCAGCAGCAGATAGAGGATTGTGATGCAGTCATTGTGCGGCAATCCCCAATTGGCTGGATGGCTGCGAAAGAAGCACATTCGCAGGGAGTTCCGTGGGCCGTCGAAGTAGTAGCCAGTGCCTGGGATGACTTTTGGCATTATGGAACACTGCCAGGCAAATTATATGCCCCGCTAGCTTGGTGGGAGTCGCGCCGTTGGACCGGGCAGGCCAAATTCGCCATTTATGTAACCCGCCAGTATCTGCAAAAGCGGTATCCCTGCCCCGGGCTTTGCGCCCACGCGTCCAATGTACAAATCAGGCCTGTCCCGAACGCTGTTTTGGAAGAGCGGCTGGCAGGCTGGAGCGCAAAGCAATCAAACTGCTCCAAGACTCCTGTGATCGGCATGATCGGCTCCTTGTTTACCCGGCACAAAGGGCTGCATGTCGCGCTAAAGGCTTTATGCAGGCTAAAACAGCAAGGATTGCTGATACATTTACGTGTTTTGGGCAGCGGAAAGCTCGATTCCTGGCAAGCCGCGGCCAGGCAGCTTGGTGCCGGCGGTTTATTGCACCTGGATGGGAGTCTGCCTGCTGGTGAGCCGGTGATGCAGTGGCTGGACGCTCTGGATATTTACATCCAGCCGAGCATCACAGAGGGGCTTCCTCGTGCGCTGATCGAAGCCATGAGCCGGGGCTTGCCTGCTTTAGGTTCCACATGTGCAGGCATCCCTGAGTTGCTACCCTATGAATGTTTGCATCACCCTGGAGATGATAAGACCCTAGCAGCACAGCTGCGCAGAATGGTTGAGGACAAGTCTTGGCAAATACAACAAGCAAAACGGAATTTTGAGAAAGCACAAGAATATTATAGTGATCATGTGAACGCCCAGCGCGATCAGTTTTGGCATAGATTTGTAGAGCACGTAAAAGCAGCAAATAAATAGTCTGTTTTGTGCTGGAGCCTGAGTTTTCTGCAGTCTTTGGTTGTAATGTCCAGAAGGAATATTTGCTAGATATGTTGCGTAAGATTCTAAGATTTGCTGATAAATGGCTGGGAGGGGTTATCCTGATGTTGAACCTCCCTATGATAAGAAGGGTTGTGTTTGGAAGTAATCGCGGAAAGGAACAAGGGAGCCAGCCCCAG
Encoded proteins:
- a CDS encoding glycosyltransferase family 4 protein, with the protein product MKALFVHSTRFVRTPDGKVFTGGSLSYEHLKRYLKYFDALTVIGRLSECSTPPENWSLSSGPGVNFAGTPDDHGKPLMQLQTGASRKLIQQQIEDCDAVIVRQSPIGWMAAKEAHSQGVPWAVEVVASAWDDFWHYGTLPGKLYAPLAWWESRRWTGQAKFAIYVTRQYLQKRYPCPGLCAHASNVQIRPVPNAVLEERLAGWSAKQSNCSKTPVIGMIGSLFTRHKGLHVALKALCRLKQQGLLIHLRVLGSGKLDSWQAAARQLGAGGLLHLDGSLPAGEPVMQWLDALDIYIQPSITEGLPRALIEAMSRGLPALGSTCAGIPELLPYECLHHPGDDKTLAAQLRRMVEDKSWQIQQAKRNFEKAQEYYSDHVNAQRDQFWHRFVEHVKAANK
- a CDS encoding oligosaccharide flippase family protein; the protein is MPARATTVPLPNSLPVIASAAPVIARERSDRSNLFLTPTKQNFLWMMLGNGVYALCQWGMLVALAKLGSPQVVGQFALALAITAPVVMVTNMQLRAVQATDAKKEYRLSDYVSVRAVSALLAMGLTGAIVSLGRFERAALLAVLMMALAKAVESLSDVFYGFFQQNEHMVYIAVSRILKGALSIAVLAGVFHMSGNLALALAGLAGAWLLVFVFYDCRVGRRLAAVYEPAGQTALLRSAAHSAQKRRSSLWSIVVLAFPLGIVMGILSLNTNVPRYAIETLLGSRELGLFAALAYTTVAVNMFIQALGQAVTPKLAQFFAAGNLKAFKRLLFKVIFLNAAIGLLGVGVIRMAGEQILTLLYTREYAAYANLFMWLMAAAALLGVASALGYAMTAARQFKPQVPLFAGVLLCTALFSFWLIPQYKLYGAVMALMGSALIQITGSALVIARSEATKQSDAKRHHEPTVREAW
- a CDS encoding glycosyltransferase family 1 protein, which encodes MSTNPIRILHIVGGMNTGGVETWLMHVLRHIDRTRFQLDFMVHTEEPCFYDEEIRSLGSRILPCMHPKRPLQYAANFRRILKEHGPYDGVHSHVHHFSGFTLLLARLFGVRQRIAHSHNDISVKESGAGPLRRFYLATTEWLIERSATVGLACSELAAASLFGLKWKNDPRWKVLYCGIDLEPFKAPVDRAEVRTELGLPLDAFVLGHVGGFREAKNHEFLLDIFAQVAKRESKAWLLLVGEGSLRKKIEQKAQRLGLEDKVIFAGVRADIPRLMKGAMDVFVFPSRWEGLGLVLVEAQAAGLRCAISDVIPAEVVIIPQLVCRLSLSGLENWAQQVTNGEWLSEQVSKSQLLVENSKFNIRVSLDGLCAAYP